The DNA sequence cgtcccaaatggcaatcTAGAAAGCcccttaggatgtatgcatcatttaaacagcatacctccaaagagacccgaagcagctttattttggcagtctgtaacaggccaatgttttgcTTGAAGCTAATTGTTCTGTTtataatgtttaaaaagaaattaagaacCAGTGTCACAAGCCCACTGTTACTAAGAATAACAAGTATTTGAAATGTCAACTTTAATAAGTGGGTGCAGCCCAAATTAAGCCCTGTTTACTCAAAAACTCACCCTCGTTCAGTGAGATTAAGAGTACAATTTTCTACGTCCATACAAAAGTTAAGTCCCACACTTAATCCTATGTGCTAACAATATTACTAGCAGACAAGAGTCAGGATGTAATAATATGACCACCACCTTCCCCTCTTGGAGAGAGGAGTAAAAAACCCTGCATTGAGCAACTTCcttaaaagtcagaaaagcaaagcaTGGAACAAAGTGTTGAAAAACAAGATAGCCATATTTTAACAAGTGTTTCTGGAAAATCTGCTTTCCTTTTATATGGATGCCCAGTAATGTGAGACAACTATATCTGAAAGGCCATGTGCTCCTCAAGCTCCAAACTATGGTTGTGGGGCAAGGCTGCACTTCCAGGTTAGAGGACAGGCTAGAAAAGGTTCTCCTTTAGaccacagttcccaaaatccccaaTGGCAGTATTATCTGGGGCATTTTGGGAGCCATTGTCCAAAAAGCACCTTCTCCAGGCTGTGGTTCAGAGACAAACCAGACCCATTCCCTCTCAGCCCAATCTGCCTCAGAGAGTTGGTTTGAGAATAAAGACGGAAGGGCCACACACTCCATTTTGAACTCCTTTGGTGAAGATAAGACAAATTCAGAGAGAAGGCTGCCTATGGCTCCTTGTCATAACTATGCTTCCTCTCACTACCAGCTACTCAGAAACAGGACTACAAGGGGTTCACTTGTAGTCttctagggccctttcacacagcacaattatagcactatgattccactttaactgccatagttccatctaTTATAATCCTGGGGTTGACAGGGGAGGGGCCTTTGGGATAACCAGCTGGAATATCTTCCTCTGATGCATCTAACAAAATTGCAAGATGCTATAAGataatgccatggcagttaaagtaggatgATAGTGCTAGAATTGTGCAGTATGAAAGAGCCCCTGCTTATCCACTGCATGAATAAAATACTGCACTATAAAGTCCTTTAGTTTGATGCGGCAAACTTCTACAGATACAGTATTCTTATAGACCTGTGACTCCCAAaatttggtccttcaggtgtttaaCTCATCAGAAGCCTCGGCAGTTTGGCCAACAGACGGGAACTGtgtgagttggagtccaaaacatctggagcaccaatgTTTGGAAAACACTGTTATGGACCAAAGACAGAATTCAaatgcagtaaataaatacagACACCAACAGAAAGACTACCATGAAATCCTACGTAAAGGAAGGATGGTTTCAGCAAGACCTACTTTGTATAAGCAACATATGACTATTATGCACTAAGCCACTCTTCTTCAACCTGGTGACCTCCAGATGCATTGGTCTCTACAAGTCCCATCATTCTCAGTAAGCAAGGCAGTTCTAACAATACTATCTTAGAAGCATGCCCTCTTGGAATTCATTTGGACTTCCTTTTGGGTAGACACTTAGGATCAGGTCTTATTCCACAAAATaataatcctatgcatatttattcagaggttccATTCAGTTGAATAGTTGCAAATCTTCAAAGGGAACAGTTAGCTTGAGGCCACCTAGAATTAACAAATGTTTAAGAAACTCAGTGATTCAACAAAACAGTATAGGGGAAAAGAATATGTACTGTTAAAATAGCTCTTTTGAAAAACCCATtgtattaaaaatccatttatttgttgTGTTCTGTACATAAAGAGATGGAGTCTTACACAGACCTTCCAAaagcaaaaaccaaaaaaaaggcagtaaaaacataaatacatatatatttcttACAAAAATGTCAGATTTACAAAATATACACACACTGCACTTTCAGCTTGTCTGGTGCACACTTTAAAACTAAGGACCTCAGCACTAAGGAGATcaaatacactgcagaatgagTGGGGTGCTTCTCTCTGCATTTTATCCCAAAACAGTACACCCACACCATTCCCctttgatggcttttctttctcccttacCAATGCTCCTCTGTGAAGAGATGgcgttttgtttttaaagaacttcatctccattcatttaaaaaaagagagggggggggatgaTTATTGtctaggaaagaaggaaggaagaagaacaaaaaaggacTCATTAAAACCCACAGTTCTCCAAATAATCTTTCAGGCCAAAGCAAGCCAAACCCCTTAGGTTCACATCATTTCTTAAAAGAACCTTtttcaaaaagtttttttaaaaagtagtttaaaacaattccaagagaaagggaaatggaATTTCGGGAAGAAATATGAAACCCCTTGGAAGCAAAAAGGCATTTCATTGAATCAGGGGCCCCGCGCTAAGGAAGATTTTTATCTACGGTGATGCAGAACATTTTGTTTGGTTTCATTTCAGAGGCATGTTTAATAAAACAACCGTACAAAAAAAAGATGGAGAACTTTGCTGGATATtggtggattattttttttaaaaaaaagaagtgcaCATTTTAGGAACGAGGCATACTACAACCTTACACACAACTGGGAAGTAAATCCTACttcagagaaaacacacacacctccacTGCACAACATATGGGCAGAATGCATAAAATGTGAGTTGTGTGGCCATGCTCCACCAATTAAATGTTAAATGAGTGCCCATATCATCCCACTGATTCCCCATAGAATACAAGAGCTGATCCTATGCATGTTAATTCCAAAGTATCCCTGTGCAGAACATATTCCAGGTATaccacttttgcagatttaattggGACAACTTTGCAACCGACTGTGTCAAGCACACAAAACTAGAGCTTGCAATCTTATACACCTTTCCTAAAAGATCGAGAAATGCCATGCACTTCCCCTGAGCAAACATGGCCAGAACTATCTTCTTGTTTCAAAAAGAAGAATGGCCCCAACCCTGGACAGCCTTAGAAGCACTCGAGcaacctcttcctttccccaagacattttaaaatcttgctgTGAACACCATCGAACTGAGAATGCTACAGATGTAGAGGGGAAAACTGGTCAGTTCCTACAGCTTTCCCTTTACACAGCCTCCGAAGGTGAACACAGACATAGATGTCTTTTTCCTCAGGGGAAATCACAActttgggggaaagaaaagagagattgtATTTGCCTGTTTTACATATTTCAGTGCTGGCTGTTTTGTCAGATGTTCTGAATTAAAACTCCATTACAaataaagagagaggaggagaaggatagtTTCTCAGATTTCCTCAGAGTTAAACAAGAGACCTTAGCgaaacttcctttcctttccctccattttcatATAGCAGCACGTAGTTGGACCTCAACAAATGCTTTGTTACCTTCCCCCCCATAAAAACTGATCCCATGCTTCTGCCTTGCCTCAAAGAAACAcacttttgtttctcttttgtcCCTTCTAACAAAAGAGAGGAGAGTAAAACGCATTCTCCCGAAAATCAACATGTCACTTCTTTTTCTGAGTGCTCCTTACTTAGCCCTGCACCCTTCCCCTCCCCAAAGCCCCAGCAAGACCCTTTTGCCAAAGGAGgattcaaacagaaaagaaacccTAAAATGAATGGAGGAAACTCCCCCGCCACAGCAGCCTGAGTAGGCATGTTGACTTGGAAGTTTAAGCCACACTGAGTTCAACAAATACTGCATGTCTTTACTCCCTCAAGGCAAGAGTGCTTAGCTTGCAGTCCTATGCACCGACTTGGGActaaatcccattaaattcagtgggtcTAACATAGTTGTGGAGATGGGATGTTTGCAGCAGTAGCCATGTTGGTTGTTTGCACCAAGAGTGCTGTGCACCTCAAGAGACTGCCCACATTTATGTATGGCAGTCTGAACTTGATGAAAAGGGAATtaggtctatctatctatatatttgCAAAATTGTTGTGGCAAATTTTACAGGAGACTCAAATAAGATTTTTATCAATGATGCTATCTTCtaaaaaaaggagaaacactCCATGTGTCGCTTTGTGTCTGCTGGAGGAGTCAAAGTCTCAAACTGGCAGCAACTAATGACTACTGTAGGAAcctgcatgatgtagtggtttgagcattgggcctttaaagaccaggattcaattcccaactcggccatggaaacccatggcgTGACTATAGGTGAGTCAAATattctcagcccagaaaaccgtgataaattcaccttaggttCCCCAGAAatcaaaatgtcttgaaggcacacaacagtgacTATCACAGAAATTGCCTGAGCCCTCAAGACTGATGGCTAGGGGTCCACCTTCCTCGGGGAAGCTGGAGCTCTTGTAACAGACACAGATGTGCAAAACTATCCTAGCACCCCAGGCAGCAATGTATGGCACCTAAAATAGTAGCCCAGAACTATCAAGCCCACAATGGATGGCTGCAAGCAGAAGATGCATCTCCTCTCCTTAGGAGGAAAGGATCCCTCAGCTTTAAGCAGAGCTTTTCCCTAGGAGGATTTCATTCCAGAAGCCTCTAATGCACCATGGCTGGCCCTTGCATGGGACTCTGGCAGCTCCTCCTAAAAGCATTCCCTCTTGGTTGCTGGAACACTGTATCACATCTACTCAGAATCTCTCATTTTTGCTCTCTGGAGATATTGGCCACTCTTGCTGCTCCATGTAGTCTGGCAAGTGACTTTCAGCTGTTTCTCTGTCTGCCTCTTGGCTACCCCTTGATTGtcccagagcttggaatagtGGTTTACTGGAtgagaattcccagaatcccatgtcCACTGGTTTGGGGGATCCTGGAAACTGCCACCCAAAAAGCTAATTATTCTAGCTAtagctcccagagtcccccaaCCATCATgggattcagggagctgtagtccaaaaatgactCCACACTCTGTCCCCACTGTAACATCCACAATCCCAACCATCATAGTGctggtcatgctgactgggaaAATCTGGGAACTGCTGTTCTATTTTGCCATCTCAACTCTGGCCTGTACTAGGGGTTGAGGGAGAGACTCAGTGCCTCTTGGATGTGACTACAAAGATAGTGAATTGGAACTTATttttgggaggaagagggaatGACCTATTGGAGTTTCAACTTGCCACCCCAAAGCACACAAATGTGACTGACTTTCTGTTTTAGGGATTTTACAAATAATAATTCTCTACTTTAATCCCCACACCTGCATTTTGCATCCTGGGCCCAATTCCAGCATTTCTCTTTGAACAGATCCCAcagttctctttcttctttccttcctaaaAGCAGCTGGGGTACAGTGGGGAACAGGCAAAGAGAAGTAAAGAACTTCTCTCAGGATCAGAAACTGACCATTCTGAAGAACAAGTCTTAAGGACACTTTCTTCAACCCTCTTCAACTTGGCTATcaaggtaaaaaagaaaaaaaaatagagagagcGTGGTTGGGAGAGAGAAACCAAGCTGGAATGCTTGCTGCATGTACAAAATCACCATCCCttggaaagaagaagaggcaagaGTTTGAAGGAAGAAGCAATCCCTTCGCTTCCATGCAAGCCCACAGACCCACTGCCCAGGCACCCTCCTCCCTCAGGTAATGTCTTCTCCACAAGGAGCAGGAAGAGCAGCAGTGTGGGACAGGGCCCAGACAGGGTCAGGTGGACAGGCCTAAACCTCATACTGCTGTCTCCCCTTTGCTCCCAGTGCTGAGTCTGTGGTAGAAGCGCCGCCAAGACTGGAGGGTCTTGCCAGTCCAGATCCAGAAGCCGGTGGTGATGCCCACAATCATGGTCATGAGGTACTTGATGAGGAAGACAGTGAAGTCGGGGCTCATGGGAGCAAAGTTGGCAGTGGGGCAGGCCACAGCATAGCTCTTGCAGCTCTGCAGGAGCCAGGTCTTCTCCCAGGTGTCCCGGAAGGCCTGCTCATAGAAGTAGCAGGCCAAGACAATGGTGGCCGGCACGGTGTAGAGGACGCTGAAGACCCCGATCCGCACCATCAGCTTCTCCAGCTTCTCGGTCTTGGTGCCATCGTGCTTCATGATGGTCCTGATGCGGAAGAGGGAAACAAAGCCGGCCAGGAGGAAGGAGGTGCCCAGGAAGAGGTAGAGGAAGAGCGGGGCCAGGACGAAGCCCCGCAGGGCATCCACGCTGTAAAGACCCACATAACAGACCCCGCTGAGGACATCCCCGTCCACCTGCCCCATGGCCAGGACGGTGATGGTCTTGACAGCTGGCACGGCCCAGGCAGCCAGGTGGAAGTACTGGGAGTTGGCCTCGATGGCCTCATGGCCCCACTTCATGCCCGCAGCCAGGAACCAGGTGAGCGAGAGGATGACCCACCAGATGGAGCTGGCCATGCCAAAGAAGTAGAGGACCATGAAGAGGATGGTACAGCCTTCCTTCTTGGTTCCCTGGACCACTGTCCGGTAGCCCTCATCGGAGAAGCGCTCCCCACAGGCCACCCGATCCTCCAGGAGGAAGCCGGCCACATAGGCCAGGGCCACCATGAAGTAGCAGCCCGAGAGGAAGATAATGGGCCGCTCCGGGTAGCTGAAGCGCCGCATGTCCACCAGGTAGGTCAGGACGGTGAAGAGGGTGGAGGCACAGCACAGCATGGACCAGATGCCCACCAAAAGGCGGGCAAAGCGCACCTCGGCCGCCTTGAAGTACATCAGCCCCT is a window from the Sceloporus undulatus isolate JIND9_A2432 ecotype Alabama chromosome 1, SceUnd_v1.1, whole genome shotgun sequence genome containing:
- the FZD7 gene encoding LOW QUALITY PROTEIN: frizzled-7 (The sequence of the model RefSeq protein was modified relative to this genomic sequence to represent the inferred CDS: inserted 4 bases in 2 codons), producing MTRNFMDAFTQEMNTGSTAFWKEWPDDALPAKGGTRPLKFLLLLLSSSSYPSSSSFPSSSIASSSSLSLLPPLLLPGWGWARQAPLAVVFLSCLLVSGPGGRGAAVAGQAYPAGGEPGLSVPEHGFCQPISIPLCTDLAYNQTILPNLLGHTNQEDAGLEVHQFYPLVKVQCSAELRFFLCSMYAPVCTVLEQAIPPCRSLCARARQGCEALMNKFGFQWPERLRCENFPIHGAGEICVGQNTSDSSSGAGGGARRRGXPVAAAPTASPTAHPWHPLPPXTGYTFTCPRQLQVPPYLGYRFLGQRDCGSPCQPELPQGLMYFKAAEVRFARLLVGIWSMLCCASTLFTVLTYLVDMRRFSYPERPIIFLSGCYFMVALAYVAGFLLEDRVACGERFSDEGYRTVVQGTKKEGCTILFMVLYFFGMASSIWWVILSLTWFLAAGMKWGHEAIEANSQYFHLAAWAVPAVKTITVLAMGQVDGDVLSGVCYVGLYSVDALRGFVLAPLFLYLFLGTSFLLAGFVSLFRIRTIMKHDGTKTEKLEKLMVRIGVFSVLYTVPATIVLACYFYEQAFRDTWEKTWLLQSCKSYAVACPTANFAPMSPDFTVFLIKYLMTMIVGITTGFWIWTGKTLQSWRRFYHRLSTGSKGETAV